A window of Dissulfurirhabdus thermomarina contains these coding sequences:
- the bioD gene encoding dethiobiotin synthase, translating to MDTVILFVTGTDTDVGKTFVCGLLARGLAAGGLRVAVQKWVSTGGTVPADVAAAARAAGLPEPGAGSDAAPCVFSLPASPHLAAEAEGRAIDPGRLLEATRRLSARADVVILEGVGGALVPLTRSLLLADLAAELAPTTLVVARSGLGTLNHSLLTLEALARRGIPVAGLILNDQGGEDPVVSADNRRTLAALGGVAVFGPIPRVARPEAAATAAAPLVRAVRDLVEAERA from the coding sequence GTGGACACGGTGATCCTCTTCGTGACGGGGACGGATACGGACGTGGGAAAGACCTTCGTCTGCGGGCTCCTGGCCCGGGGGCTCGCGGCCGGCGGGCTCCGGGTGGCCGTCCAGAAGTGGGTGAGCACGGGGGGGACGGTGCCGGCGGACGTCGCCGCCGCCGCCCGGGCCGCGGGGCTCCCGGAGCCGGGGGCGGGGTCCGACGCGGCCCCCTGTGTCTTCTCTCTGCCCGCCTCGCCGCACCTGGCGGCGGAGGCCGAGGGGCGCGCGATCGATCCCGGGCGGCTCCTCGAGGCCACGAGGCGCCTTTCCGCCCGGGCGGACGTCGTGATCCTCGAAGGCGTGGGCGGGGCGCTGGTGCCGCTGACGCGGTCGCTGCTCCTCGCGGATCTCGCAGCGGAGCTGGCGCCGACCACCCTGGTGGTGGCCCGGAGCGGACTCGGCACCCTGAATCACTCCCTGCTCACCCTGGAGGCCTTGGCCCGGCGGGGGATCCCCGTGGCGGGCCTCATCTTGAACGACCAGGGCGGGGAGGACCCCGTCGTCTCGGCGGACAACCGGCGGACCCTGGCCGCGCTCGGCGGCGTGGCGGTCTTCGGGCCGATTCCCCGGGTGGCCCGGCCGGAGGCCGCCGCCACGGCGGCCGCGCCCCTCGTCCGCGCGGTCCGCGACCTGGTGGAGGCAGAGCGGGCATGA
- a CDS encoding metallophosphoesterase family protein yields the protein MISDTHGVLRPEAAAALAGVDVILHAGDIGGPDILDRLRRIAPVAAVRGNMDFGSWAAALPVIEVVTLAGAGILLAHQGDALDADPVALGCRAVVSGHTHRPSLEEREGVLYLNPGSAGRARFGSPSGVAFLEVHRGRVAGVLVPLDPGGVAEERAPAWGMPLAASAPPPPRG from the coding sequence GTGATCTCCGATACCCACGGGGTGTTGCGGCCCGAGGCCGCCGCGGCCTTGGCCGGCGTGGACGTCATCCTGCACGCCGGGGACATCGGCGGGCCGGACATCCTGGACCGGCTCCGCCGTATTGCCCCGGTGGCGGCCGTTCGCGGCAACATGGACTTCGGGTCGTGGGCCGCCGCCCTCCCCGTGATCGAGGTGGTCACCCTGGCGGGGGCGGGTATCCTCCTCGCCCACCAGGGTGACGCCCTGGACGCCGATCCCGTGGCGCTCGGCTGCCGGGCCGTGGTCTCCGGGCACACGCACCGGCCCTCCCTCGAGGAACGGGAGGGCGTCCTCTACCTGAACCCGGGGAGCGCGGGCCGCGCCCGTTTCGGCAGCCCCTCCGGGGTGGCCTTTCTCGAGGTGCACCGGGGCCGGGTCGCCGGGGTCCTGGTCCCCCTGGACCCCGGAGGGGTGGCCGAGGAGCGCGCCCCGGCGTGGGGGATGCCTCTGGCGGCCTCGGCGCCGCCGCCGCCGCGAGGCTGA
- a CDS encoding methyltransferase domain-containing protein — MERNGLERRFARAAATYDRAADVQAEVARALAARLGPGPYPRILEIGCGTGLYTQLLHDAFPDARIEAVDLADEMIRAARARLPAGGRVRFHRCDAEAAPPACGDGYDLVTSSGAFQWFRDPAAALRRYARLLRPGGRLAFATFGPGTLSELAEALQAVFGREVPIPARGFPGRPALHGMLEEAFARARVDRRRVTRRYPDVRTLLRRLKETGVTGPGGARVFLTRGRLECLEAAFRRRHGGVVAGYEVFYCDGWTR, encoded by the coding sequence ATGGAACGAAACGGACTGGAAAGACGCTTTGCCCGGGCGGCGGCCACCTATGACCGCGCCGCCGACGTCCAGGCCGAGGTGGCTCGGGCCCTCGCCGCCCGCCTCGGCCCGGGCCCCTATCCCCGGATCCTGGAGATCGGCTGCGGGACGGGCCTGTACACACAGTTACTCCACGACGCCTTCCCGGATGCCCGGATCGAGGCGGTGGACCTCGCCGACGAGATGATCCGGGCGGCTCGTGCCCGCCTCCCTGCTGGCGGCCGGGTCCGGTTCCACCGCTGCGACGCCGAGGCGGCCCCGCCGGCCTGCGGGGACGGTTACGATCTGGTAACCTCCAGCGGGGCCTTCCAGTGGTTCCGGGATCCGGCCGCGGCCCTGCGCCGCTACGCCCGCCTGCTCCGGCCCGGCGGGCGGCTCGCCTTCGCCACCTTCGGGCCCGGCACCCTCTCGGAGCTCGCCGAGGCCCTCCAGGCGGTCTTCGGCCGGGAGGTCCCCATCCCGGCCCGGGGGTTTCCCGGCCGGCCGGCCCTCCACGGGATGCTGGAGGAGGCCTTCGCCCGGGCCCGGGTGGACCGGCGCCGGGTGACGCGCCGTTACCCGGACGTCCGAACACTCCTCCGGCGGCTCAAGGAGACCGGGGTCACCGGTCCGGGGGGCGCGCGGGTCTTTTTGACCCGCGGCCGCCTCGAATGCCTGGAGGCGGCCTTCCGCCGGCGCCACGGGGGCGTGGTGGCCGGGTACGAAGTCTTCTACTGCGACGGGTGGACACGGTGA
- a CDS encoding DUF2235 domain-containing protein: MAAKRLIVCCDGTWNNPEQREVTNVVKTARAVLPAARDGRPQVVFYDRGVGTGNLLDRIEGGALGEGLDANIQDAYRFLVHNWAEGDEIFLFGFSRGAYTARSTAGFIRNCGILRKRHAHLIPDAFRMYRSRAHPDAPAAAGFRRRYAAEVRIRFVGVWDTVGALGIPLRVMQDLNRRRYAFHDTSPSRIIDHACHALAIDERRSDFRPTLWRVTPGARHRVEQVWFTGVHCDVGGGYRETGLSDITLEWMLGRAAEAGLEVDRGYLAAVARPDPMGKRHRSWKGVYWAKGRYVRPIGAEARGMEKVHPSVRRRMEHDPDYRPKNLLRFLKTADDPYWRPE, from the coding sequence ATGGCGGCGAAGCGGCTCATCGTCTGTTGTGACGGCACCTGGAACAACCCCGAGCAGCGGGAAGTCACCAACGTGGTGAAGACCGCCCGGGCGGTCCTGCCGGCGGCCCGGGACGGCCGCCCCCAGGTGGTCTTCTACGATCGCGGCGTCGGGACGGGGAACCTCCTCGACCGGATCGAGGGCGGGGCCCTCGGCGAAGGGCTCGACGCCAACATCCAGGACGCCTACCGCTTCCTGGTCCACAACTGGGCCGAGGGCGACGAGATCTTCCTCTTCGGGTTCAGCCGCGGCGCCTACACCGCCCGGAGCACCGCCGGCTTCATCCGCAACTGCGGCATCCTCCGAAAGCGCCATGCCCACCTCATCCCGGACGCCTTCCGTATGTACCGCTCCCGCGCCCACCCCGACGCCCCGGCGGCGGCCGGGTTCCGGCGCCGCTACGCGGCCGAGGTCCGCATCCGTTTCGTCGGGGTCTGGGACACCGTCGGCGCGCTGGGGATCCCCCTCCGGGTCATGCAGGACCTGAACCGGCGCCGTTACGCCTTCCACGACACCTCGCCGAGCCGCATCATCGACCACGCCTGCCACGCCCTGGCCATCGACGAGCGCCGGTCGGACTTCCGCCCCACCCTCTGGCGGGTGACCCCCGGCGCCCGCCACCGGGTGGAGCAGGTCTGGTTCACCGGGGTCCACTGCGACGTGGGCGGGGGCTACCGCGAGACGGGCCTTTCCGACATCACCCTGGAGTGGATGCTGGGGCGGGCCGCCGAGGCGGGCCTCGAGGTGGACCGCGGGTACCTCGCCGCCGTCGCCCGTCCCGACCCCATGGGGAAGCGCCACCGGTCCTGGAAGGGGGTCTACTGGGCCAAGGGTCGCTACGTGCGGCCCATCGGGGCCGAGGCCCGCGGGATGGAAAAGGTGCATCCTTCGGTGCGCCGCCGGATGGAACACGACCCGGACTACCGGCCCAAGAACCTTCTCCGGTTCCTGAAGACCGCGGACGATCCCTACTGGCGCCCGGAATAG